The window CAAGGATTATAAATTCTATTGGAGATTTCCTGACATCCCTCACTCTAATGTGTGTCAATGTAACCGGCAAGCTTCTGGATCACTGCCTTTCCAATTGTCCTGTGCTTGAAAGGTTACAATTCTCTATCTCTAGTGAGACTGAAAATTTACAGTCCGTCACTGCAGTTGTAGTACCTACACATAATAAATTATTCACAAATTAAAAGTATTGAAATTTTTGCTCCAAATCTTGAGTATTTTGGATTTGTTGGTTCAAGAATAGAGTTCTCTGTTAATTATGCACCCCGTCTTCTAGATGTACTTGGTGGAATATATTTCTCACCTATGAGTTATTTATTTTGCCCTCTGTCAAGCTACTTGTCTCAACTACAGTGTTTGAAACTCGACATTTGCCATTGCAATTATGTAAGCACTTTAAATTCTTTTGCAATCTCTTTCATGTATGTTTATTCTGTTTTATGCACTGTTATCTTTATctctagttttttatttttcagagtGAATTGGAATACCCTGAATTGAAGTGAGTTGCTGCATTTGTTGATGGAAACCTCCTTGGCTTAATCTCTATAATAGAAGCGACACATGTTTTACATAAATTTTCCATGGAGGTGACTATTCATATTTCATAACTTGCCACTTAAGCATACTAATagctttttattctttaatttcgGTGATGCAATTTGCACATTAATTGTTGGCTCATGGTTTTCCATCTTTTTATCTATTTAAAAGATATTCCTTGACCACCATGCACCTTTGGTGCGGTGGTcgctccacaagtataaatgcttgtggggtgtggagaGTAAAGACCGGGATTTAAgtttttaagagagttttacACATATATACTCTTAGTTTAgactaaagtagaatttctatcttgtatataaaaaagaaagaaagatattcCTTGAATTGCCATGAGCATTTATATTATTGGATAAACTTTGCCTCCAAACCGGTTTGGAGGAATCTTCTCCAACTCATTATATGGCACTTCATAGAACTATCTATGTGAATTATATGACCAAatcacatgactcattaaatAAATCATGTGACTAAAATTATATGAGGATTGGTTTTGAGTCTCTATATAATGGGTTGGAGGAAATTTCCTCTTAACCGGTTTGGAGGTAAACTTTGTCTTATATTATTGTTTCTAATTTCTAAGGAATAAGTGTTGAAATGAATGTTGAGTTCTATTAAAGTCATCATCTTCAATTTCCAAAGTTTAGCAGTTTCGTAcatatcatcattattattattatttttggatgaagaagaaattttttaacaaatttccaaaatagAGTACAACCGAGCAACATCAATctacaaacaacaacaactaatCATCAAATACAGAAAACATTATTCTCCACAACCACATAACAATCAACTAAATATGGCTATATTATTCTTACAGCCTCTGGCCTTGCTCTAACATCCTCTCTAATGGCTCTAAATATGGTTTCATTAGATTTAATTTGCCCttcatgttttgatcatcattagttatttgattttaatccatatatttttatttgcttaCACATACTGCTTGAGTATCATTGCTATCTGTTTTGAACTTCCTTACTTTCTTTTTCCCAATTGCATGCATGATTCGAtacttattttcctttttctgaaTTGCAGTTGACATGTTTTGCGTGGTCTAAATGCCCACATAAATATAGAGAATCAAGGAAGGCGATGAAACATCCCAATGAACACCTCAAGGTGGTGGAAATAGATGGATTTGTTATTAATCCTCGTAATCCACATTTAGTGGGAACTCCTCAGGATAAAGAGAACGAAGGCGCCAGAGAATGTGCTGAGCAACTAAAGAAACATCTACCCCTAGGAGCTGAGTTAATTATATTGTAATCATCATCATTAATATTAGCAAGTGATTATGTGTGATTATCTATATATTAGagattttaaattgtttttactgtaatgatatttgattttatatcCAAGCGGTTGTGACATGGACTGCTAATTGTTAAAATGTGAAGGTTGTGCCTTCTGTTGtttctgtttattttgttttttctgttttttaataTGGAAAACAAGCAATGTCAATTGTTCTAGGGAAGATGACTTTCTCACTCGCACACTTGACTTGATTTTGTGTGGGAATCCAATGACATTGACAAACATGTGTAATAGCATGTTTGTATTCTATATATGGGTACATCTTTGAATGTGTATTGTGGGGCTCGTGTATTTAATGTTTGGATCTTAGTCCTATAGCATCtattttgtttaacattttGGTCTCTAATAGAAATTGGGTATTATTTGGGctatgaaatttgtttttgtgtttctctgaaatgggtttggatgTTCgattctgtttgttttcttaatgAATTAGTGCTGAAAGTACTACATTTCTTGCTTCTGATAGAGCAGTAGTCAGCCATTTATTACACTTTTGGGTGTGATATTTTGAACTGGTTCACATGGAAAAGGGTGGTTATAATATTGAGGCTCTTAAGCTGAGCTTGTATTTCGGTTTAGCTCTCTTTATTGTGTACTTCAAAAATGTTTTGTGAGTTGGTTTAGCTAATCTTCTTGTTAAAAAAAGGGTTGTGGTAGATGATGGTTCTGAACTTCGTCTACACTAAAGTGTTACGAAGAAAGCAGGTGGTCAAAGGGTTcgcctaaaaaataaaattccagaACTGAAAGATGTTACAAGCTCAGCATTTGAAGAAAAACAGTTAAAACATTTTCATGTTGCCGAGAGTTACAATTAAGTTTATATagtcaaatttttaataaattagcgctgaataaatttttaaatttataaaatttaatctaaatcataaaattgatcaatttcaaataaagacaattgaaataaattaataataaatagcTCTTTATTCACATTCAACTTCAAAGTATcgtccccctcaaaaaaaaaaaaaaaaaaaaaaaaaaaaaaaaaaaagtaccaaattATAGCAAAGACGTTGGGGACTTTCTAGACAATATCTTTATTATAATTTCATAACACATAAGTTGTTATTGACTTttaatgaaggaaaaaaaaaaaaaataaataaagttattgGTAAACTCTAATTAGAATCAGTAATAATTGGTCATATCAAGATTTATTGTGAATAGTTTATCGcttctaaaatttgttgtgaacaTATTGTAGACATAGTATTAGTATTTCTTAAAAAGGTAAactaataaaaaggaaaaatgattaACAATTggaaaaaagatttatttacttaacaataaaattatatagaaatataatatctaaaagccaaaaaataaaaataaaaataaaattagttagTAAGTTAATAAATCGAGAGAAGAGAATAAAAACTGGTTAGAGAGAGAACAACCAACTGTACAAAAATGCTGCAATTTTTTGAAGTCTTCTCTACTCTctacttctctgtttctctcttcttcttcttcactcattattagtttgtgtgtgccttttaaataataataaaatatggaaATGGCGAACGTGCCATCAAGTTCACCTCCAACACCAACCTCGCCGCCGTCGGCCTCCAATTCGGAGAACTCCGCCACCAGCCCCACCACTTCTCTCACTCCACCTAACCCACTTCACCTTcaggtcctctctctctctctctctctctctctctctctctctctctgtgtttatttgtaaataaCACTGTTTTTCTgttctgttttgttttagattgttAACATTAAAGAGGGTTTGTTGTTGTATTGGGTTTGTTAAGGTTGTCGACGAAGGACCAACCCCGAATAATGGATCTCTCAATGTCGACGACAAAAAGCCTGACTTTCCACACCAACACTTCAAGttagttttttaattacttattttttctgtctTTTGTTGCATGCATGTCTGTACTAAAATTCTGGGGTTGTGATCTTTATAGGTTTTAGAATTTAATCCCATATTCGAATATGTTCGTCattgtttcttgtttttgtttagtgtatgattggtttggtttttttttccaccaaacCAAATGGgttctttttaataaaacaaaataaggaCCTAGCTTATGTTATACTTAAACATCTATTTGCTCGTGTTCTCTGAAAATCAATggaaatttagaagaaaaaaagaaaagaaactttataacaaaagagaaaacaaataaataattaaagaaaaaatgtgttttcaccTACAACCAAGGAGCTGTTGATTTCATAATTTGAATAGGAATATGGTCAAACTTTGAAGGgtaaaaaatggtgaaaatttgAAGTTCAAGAGTTAATTTCCTTTGCTTTTGCATCATTTTGACAAACCAGATGGATAATGAAGGAAGATCACAAAACAAGCTTAAGTGATATTTTATAGGATTCTTCAGTGAATTAAACTGCCTTAAATACctttaaatggaaaattttatgtATCAGATTAGTGAAAAGTAGGAAAGATTGATAACTGTACTAATCTACAAACAGAAGTTCCCCTTTAAAGTTACAACATTGTGGAACTAAATTGCAAAAACCAGCCCTTAATATGTATCAACATGGCTTGAAGAGTGTGAGCAAAGGATGCCAGGAGACatgagaaaaacacaaaattggaGCTTTTAATGACctttaatgaaattgttaaaacaATGGTTAAAAAACCTCTAGAATCCATTAATATATATGCTGACACAAGCACAGCCTCTGATATGGATACAAGGTATCTAACATGGTGGCTGCAACGAACTGCAACATGGGCATAAGTACCTGACAAAGCATCCCACACGTATATGTCaaagtaggagagagagagagagagaggtggggTGGGGAGCAAAAACAGGTTATGTGGCTTGGAAATCTCCAAAGGATTTAAAAAAGGTTGAGCTTTGTTTCCCATCTCACTTGATGACAAGAAAAGAAGTCTGTCAGTGTTaattaaaacaacaaaatttgagGATTTTATGGGCTCCTAAGCTTGCCAAGAGCCGAGTAGCTCAACTGGTTGGCACCTTCTGGTGTTTCACCTCCTCTTTCTTAGTCCTTTTAAAAGATGATTGAAGCATTCTAATTTTCACTTCAGGGTTTTTAaggttttaataattttgttaatttttgtgcTTTGTCTTGTATTGGTTTAAGATCAAGTATGTCCTTCCTTCTATGGATTTCACTTTTATTTAAGGTACCATAAATTGCTACTACTTGGAATTTAACGATCAGAATTAATTAGAAGCAATGATATCTTTCTACATGGGATTTCCTTAGATTACATTAGTGATGATGCTGTTATTTGTGTACTGCTAGGGTAAGCCCATATAaatgaatttcaaaaataaataaaatttattgctattttttttcctctcaagtTTAATTCACTTGGAGAAAATTCTGGCAGCAATAATTTACCCCTTGTTAGTAATATCTTCTGCAatgctttaatttttgtttgtattACCAGTTAGTGTTTTCCTTGTGTGGTGTTGTGTGACCATACACAGTTATACTACATCACGATGAAGAGCCATAAATATCCATCTAAATGTTGAAAGTTGTTCTGCAATACCAGTATACCACCTGATGTTATTGTAaagaatgtgtgtgtgtgtgtgggcaTAACTCAAAGGTAAAAACATTgtttcaaatctctctctctctctctcttgcacgTTTGTGCATAGCCACTGCACAAAAGATGACTAAGTCAGTAATTTGGTCAACAGCCTTCATATGATTTCAAATATGACTTtaagtatatttaaaaaaaaaaaaaaagtatggctTTAAGCTTAGACGTCCATATTATGATGcttggattttatttctttgttttggtaaCTGCTAACCAGGTTCTCACTTTAGATAATGTATATGAGTTGTGTATCTTTAATTAGAGCTTGTAATTACGTAGAAATATTAAGCAACTTAGATCAGATGCTAGTCTCAAGTATATCTGTACTGTCCAAAAATAATAAGTCTCAAGCATATCAGTAGAAAGGATAGCTGATGCTTTTTCTGTTGTCTACAATTATACTAACCTTTTTGTGCTTTCTGAGTCCTtataatttctttctctttcattttttgtttttaaaaaatatatatctttaaaaTGGCCCATATAGCCCTGTCTATAACTTATGTAGTTTTAACTCCCTGTCCCAAacaaatgccttttttttttgttgttgatatgttaaattttgtacTTTTCCAATGTTTTCGTACAAATTATATCCCTTATACAGTTATACCTTTGAAATGCTAATTACATaagaaaatactaaaagatTATTGTCAATGCATTTCTTGATTCTAAAAAAGTTATCCTTGTTTGAACAAGAACACTCATTTTGGGACAAGGGGATACTATCTTTAGATCTATATAAGAGGCTACATCATATAGCGTGATCTTCATTTTTGTTAGGTTTCTTGACAGCACAGACTACATTGAGAAGTTCAAGAAATATGAAGCTGACTACACTTTCCGGTTGATGGCAAAATATTTCTCTAAGAAGAATCTATATGGAGGTAAGCAGTAATTGATGtaactttgaattttataataggggttattttatttgtctcttaaaaaataaaataaaaaataaaaaaatcttttgtgcCCTGCATAGTCTTGGACAATTTGGTTTCTCATTTTCGTACTTAATTGAGTGGAAATTTGgcaattgattttctttattctcaGTTCTCTCCCTCATTCAGAGAAAAGATTTTGTGGGTGGTCAGTTTTCTTATCAACTTATATAAATTCTTCAATAATGTAATTTTCAGTTACTGTCATCAgccaaaaaatttatgatttcaactctctctctctctctctggtgtGTTCTTTTTATGTAATAATACCTTTGTCCTAGGGTACGTTTTAATCTTTTATACTTATTACCATCTTTATCCACTAGGAATTTGAGATTGCTTTTTTTGACTTGCTTTTTTTTGAACCATTTTGTACTTACCATCATTTggtcacatttttatttatttatgaatctGTGTCAAAATCGTATCATTGTGGAGCAAACCATAAAATGTATTTGCATTTCTTTCCTTCTGTTGGCTTGTGCACCTCTCATGTAGGCTCTCAAGGTATAATTGCCGAAATCCTATTTAGTGTACATGTTGTCTAATAGATTTTAAGCCCAATGAAAACTCTTTGTATTCTAGTCATATCTCAAGCAAGTTCAGGATCTTCCTGATAGCCATTTACTTTTGCACttctttcatattttctttcttgttgCCTGCAAGGTAAAGGATTTGTAGATTGATGTCATGTATGAAGTGGTGACTGTGTAAGTTTCTCAGGTTTTAATTTTGAAGGGCAAAGTAGAACACAAGACAAAGATTCAATTTCCACTGGTTGACCATAATATACTTTTTCTTCAATgaacttaattttttgttgtactAGAATGAAAATTTATGATGCATGTAAGTTACTTAATGATTCATTATTGTAGTggatatcatcatcatcatcatcatcattatcataaTGATTGAGTTTTATCTGTCATTTGCAGGCAGCATATTTGATGGGAACATGACAATAGATGATGAGGTCATAAAGTCAAGCAGGTACAATGAAATTGAAGCATGTATTTTTTATCTGGAATTTGCATATGCTGCAGCAGAAGCTAATCTATTTTAGGCCCTATTGTGTGAAGGTGGCCTTGTACCCGATCATATGCAAACCCAGTGCAGGGTTTTGAAGACCAAAGCAGCAGTATTCCAGCTTATTCAGATGAAACTCCAACTGATATATCAAACGGGAAGCACCCAGTAAGAAAGACTAGCTGAAGACATTTGCTACCTTAACCATACTCTTAGACCTACCTGTATGGTACGTGGTACCGTATATTATTTATGATGTAGACAATCAGGTTACTGGGTGAAATGAACCACAACTTCACGTAACCTCCCATTTAGTGTAAGAAATGTCCACGGTTCAGAATTTACAATTTATCAACGCTATTGGATCCGGAAACATACAATTTATCAATGCTTTTGCATCCAGAAACACAAGTAAATCAGCCATCATAAATAATTAGGTTGGAGGGAGCAAAGTGCTGAAAAATGACAGGAACTATATTCAATTGAAATGGAGATCTTTCCCAACATAAAAATAGCTACATGGATTAAGTGGAAAAAATTTGAACGTATTCTGTTGATCAAGCTAAATGTCTTGTACTTATTAAGGTTTTTGTAATATTAAAATGCGAGGAGGGATGGTTTTATTCCATATCTTTTGCAATGATTTCAATTCCTAAATGCAAATTTTGATCTCTTCCAGGAGGACCTTTGCTTTTGAGGACCTGGTCAACAGTGATAACTAAGCAACTCATCCTTGAATCAATTTCATGATTTGCATGATGAGCCTTGTTTGGCTCCATAAGCCAATCCTGAATATGGTTCCGAATGCTCAAGCTGCCCAAATTTGTTTTGACTGAGAATTAAAAGAACGAAAAGGCATCCAAATCCATATGTATGTCTCAACCAATATGTTTAATGAATTTGGTGAGCTTGCATTTGTAATGCCGTGTTAAGTATACTATATACGACATCACATACCATGCACAATCGGTATTATTTCTGATTATTTGATGTGATGTACTGAAGGAGCCTCTCACTTTTGTTTGGTTCAATCTTAGTATAGATTACACATTAACAATGCCAAATGAAAGACGTACCATTGACAACTAGTGTAGGCTATATACCTCTATATGTAACGCcgcaaaatcataaataataaaagtctCTTCAATTTAACTTCAAGTGGGTAAAGtaccaaatttcaaaccacgggtaacttaaattttggcTAAACTACAGGTGAGTAGGTTGTAATTAGCCTATAATATTGTATAGACTATCGTAATACTTATATttgcaattaaataaaaagtattacAAATATTTCCCCATATAGGTTGCACCTATATTAgaactttttttgagaaagtttcaacctatggcgtccgctcttgatgatagctctttatcatcagattaagacaccaatcagtttttggtgtaggcggagattgaaccttaaatctcttattcaaccatcagagactttactaatggagttaactggaaccctcCACCTATATTTGAAGTTGATATCTATTAAAGGTAATACTTTTTATTTCCCTTTCAATAGCCTTTGATATCAACTTAGCCGCATCTTACAACAAGAGTAAACCTTCAGTCCGAAGTTGGCCTAAATGGGCTAATTTACGCCACCAATAAATGAATGCCACGTCAGATTTGTATTAAAAAACCAATACACTCTTGCACACACAATTATATCtcaactagtcgctaacctgtgcTATGCACGAGAACTTACCTATTTGTGAAgtagattaaaataattttataaattttttaagaaactacacCATTGCATTATTTGCTCTtatatgacttcaatttgtgttaaaatttgatgaaaaattgaACTTACAATgccttacaaaaaatttattaaacactttcaaatacagcaaaaaaataactcaaaaattcaaatattaaaacttttgaaagaccaaattatattaaagaatcagatgATTCATTGCTTAGAAAGATgagttacattcaaaagaataatttcaattattgcaaacttttttatcttgtaaaaaacgGCTAGAAAGAGTTTGATAGTTCATGtacgaaaattacttttttaaaaatacatgaaaaaccataaaatagaggagaagaaaataatataagaatAGCTCATACCTCTacttggcttaaaaaaaaaaatattgaggtttgctttgcttttatagtgttcataaTTAACCCCGCAAATTtagagataaattatcaatgtttgagtttaagttaaagtttgacttgttagagagatagaatttcactccttgttaagttcgAATTAAAGTTTAAGTTAAAGTTTGACTTGTTAAAGAGATAGAGTTTTACTCCTTATTAAGTtcggattaaacaaaaataattttgttttacaaaaaatgataatgatgcatttGAGTTTTAGTTGGACTTGTTACGGAGATAAAGTTTTACTCATTGTTAAGTTcagactaaacaaaaataattctatttaaataaaataataattttacttaaatattgtgctgacgtggaaaattgtgagagtttcagaggtttagttatatatatatatatattatagatgataatgatgagtttgagtttaagttggactcattagagagatagagtttcactccttattaagtttggactaaacaaaaataattttatttaaataaaatgataattttatttaaatattgtgctaacgtggaaaattgtggaagtttcaaaggttttggttttatctatatatatggaGAGAGATTAAACCCAAATTCTCAAACACGTATACACGATTCAGACTTGAAGAACAGCTCCTCCACCGCCTAAACCCATTCCATCTCCTCCTCTCCCCTAAGCACCGGAGCTCCACCACGTCGCTGGCGCCGCCACACACTTCGTCTTTGGAGCTAGCGCCGCCACACATATGCCATAGGAGCATTAATTAAggaaatatttgtaaaaaaaaaaaaaaaaaatgagaaaaggaaaaagtaattgatttttttaacaaatttttatatttttcataaaaagtggTAGCAAAACTTTCTTAGAATGGTATATTAACAAAAGCCTCCAGAGCACCTATTAACCGGACccttaaaatatttaagatagttatTACCAATGGTTGGTGGTCTTTattgttgaatatatatatatatatatatatatttagaatctATTGAACATAAAAATTGATGATTACATAAGTTGgcatacaattttttattattcttttgataATAGGCAAGCAATATAAACTTACTACATTATTAACGttactatattatttatttttttgagataattacaTAATGCTGTTAACTCCATAGTTCGAACATTTTCCCCTTAGATTCCCGGGCACTTTATGCACAAAAATGTGTCAATGCAGCTATATTATTGTATACCAACTTAGAGCATATCCAACAGCTTAGGCAAATTTTTGaactatttggaaaataaacagttacttttactttttaactatccactttttcaaatacacttttcaACAGATTCACTTtcccattctctatctcatttaaatattattttttcattcattatttattctttttttaacaactacacatcttccaacattttttcattcaatacctgattattataataaaaaaaatatttgaacttgattattataataaaaaaattttaaaaaaaacatttgaagaatgaacagtagcccaccagacttgatgagctactattcatgagccaaaaaaattcTGGGAATAGAGCGTCCATTAGAGACTATTTTTATGGTGTCATTCTCTATTATAGAGATTTTTATGCaccattggagatgctcttattgaagtaataaaaaaacgccaaaacaaaacaatggtTCCATTTCTCAAACAgctaaaatttaatttccgaACATTAGAATGCCAATTTACACCAAGCTCCTAATGAGGTTTAGTGCTATTGTCAGCtttataaaataagaaattaattaattaaccaattgGCTCTCAATTAGCAGTGGTCCGTATCATGTCATTCCCAAAGATCCAATGGTGTTTAGctgttatattaattaattgaagtGAGACTAGTCCAAATGGCTTTTTCTTTAAGAGGaaggttttgttggttttttctttagcaTATGTACcacaaattttcttatattgaGCTTATAAACTAATATATCACTAATCATAAAGAGATAATTCAAATAAATCATATGAAAACTAACAAGTTCACATccaccaatcacattcattgccACATCTTTATGTGGTAAAAACTTATAATACCTACCACAAAACATTACATTGTCCCCAAACAAAATAACTAGCTACttataggaaaaataaaaaaaacaaaacaaaacaaaagaacattCTATTGTATAGCTTTTCATGtagttattatttaaacaatttcaTGTATTGCGTGAGCACTATTCTTGCTATCAAAATACTAAAAGAAACTCCTTACAAAAAAATCCCCTAAACACTATATTCATGTAGAGCAGAGAGCATATAAACGCCTATGAAAACTAACAAATTCATCACCTTTCTATAGGAACTTTGCAAACTCTGAGTACTATCCACCATCTATTCTATAATGTCCAAGCTCCTGGCAAAAGAACATTCTATTGTCCAAGCTCCCCAAACAAAATAACTAGCTACttataggaaaaataaaaaaaacaaaacaaaacaaaagaacatgCTATTGTATAGCTTTTCATGtagttattatttaaacaatttcaTGTATTGCGTGAGCACTATTCTTGCTATCAAAATACTAAAAGAAACTCCTTACAAAAAAATCCCCTAAACACTATATTCATGTAGAGCAGAGAGCATATAAACGCCTATGAAAACTAACAAATTCA of the Quercus robur chromosome 10, dhQueRobu3.1, whole genome shotgun sequence genome contains:
- the LOC126702625 gene encoding uncharacterized protein LOC126702625 isoform X2, whose translation is MEMANVPSSSPPTPTSPPSASNSENSATSPTTSLTPPNPLHLQVVDEGPTPNNGSLNVDDKKPDFPHQHFNTDYIEKFKKYEADYTFRLMAKYFSKKNLYGGSIFDGNMTIDDEVIKSSRWPCTRSYANPVQGFEDQSSSIPAYSDETPTDISNGKHPVRKTS
- the LOC126702625 gene encoding uncharacterized protein LOC126702625 isoform X3 produces the protein MEMANVPSSSPPTPTSPPSASNSENSATSPTTSLTPPNPLHLQVVDEGPTPNNGSLNVDDKKPDFPHQHFKFLDSTDYIEKFKKYEADYTFRLMAKYFSKKNLYGGSIFDGNMTIDDEVIKSSRPYCVKVALYPIICKPSAGF
- the LOC126702625 gene encoding uncharacterized protein LOC126702625 isoform X1, with the translated sequence MEMANVPSSSPPTPTSPPSASNSENSATSPTTSLTPPNPLHLQVVDEGPTPNNGSLNVDDKKPDFPHQHFKFLDSTDYIEKFKKYEADYTFRLMAKYFSKKNLYGGSIFDGNMTIDDEVIKSSRWPCTRSYANPVQGFEDQSSSIPAYSDETPTDISNGKHPVRKTS